The candidate division KSB1 bacterium genome segment GGTGGGGCGCAGTACCACACCCAACCCACTACCCGAGGCAAACACCGGGAGGCCCATCAGGCCACACGCCAGGTAGGCTCCTTGCGCCGCTGCTGCGTAACCTGGCGGCAGGATCCCTCCGCCTAGGAGCACAAAGAGGGTCTGGAGCGTGACAGGCACTGGCCACATGGGGACCCTCAGCATGGCGCCCACCGCTGTGAGAGCGCTCACCAATGCACAGGGCGCAATCCATCGTATCTCGCTCCGCTCACCCATGTCTGCACTCAAGAGCCCACGGCCCCACGAAGGATACGCCTTGATACAGAAAGAGGCAGACCTTGATCTGCCTCTCAGCAAGTCGCCAAGTGTCGCGGTCGTCGTCAAGATGACTGTCGCGCAAAATCCTGCCTCTTCTTCTTCGAGTCCAGATCAAGCTGCTTCAGGTACTTGCGAATCTGGAACCAACCTAGTTTCACATTCCCGAAGCGCGGCGTATTAAGCTCCTTCAGGATTTTAGCCGTTCCTGCATCCGGGAACTCGGCAACCACGCGCTTGATCTTCTCAGCGATATCGTCCTCGATGGGACCCCGCTCGGCCGTGGCCTCAGCGGCAGAGGCAGCAGGTGACCACGCGCTGCCCACTGACTCCTCGCCCGCCTGGACCACAACCCGCCCTTTGGTCTTCGCTTCAGCATCAAAATCCCTAATAGCTTCTTCGACCGTGTCGAACGCCTTGAGAATGTAGTGGAACTCCAAAAGCTCAAAGACCTCATACACGTCGGGGATCATGCCGACCAACTTGAGATCTCCCCCTTTCTCGCGAATCCCTTTGATCTCGCTGATAAAGATGCCCCAGCCGGCGCTGCTGATGTAGTCCACGTTGGCGAGATCGATGATGATGTTGTAGGAGCCGGCCTTCAACAGGGAAGTGAGCGAGTGTTCCAACTCCGACGAAGTAGTGGTGTCAATATAGCCACCAACCTTGATGATGGCGATATCGTCCCGGCTTATGGGCCTTTCTACAGAAAGCTGGATACCTTCCATAGGCGAGCATCTCCCGATGTGCGACCACCGCAACGTTGATGCCAACACTGGTTTGACATCAGGCCAGTGCTAATATATCAGAAATGGGGCTAAATGTCAACCTGAAAGTTGCCCTCACCTGGCCGGTCGACCTCGCTTCGCTAATAGGCGCTGGGCGCGCTCAATGTTCTTTTCGATGTCTTTACGGCTCGGGTCAAGGCGCAGGACCATCTGCCATTCGGCGATGGCCTTCTCAAACTCGCCCCGGTTTGCGTAGATCACACCCATGTTCTCGTAGGCATCCGGATCGGTGTCATCAATTTCCTTTACTTTGCGGTACTCTTCGGCTGCCTCCAGGTACATCCGGTTGCGGAAATAGGCGTTGCCCAGGATGCTGTGAGCCTCTTTGAAATCGGGGTACTCCTCTACCACCCGCCTGAATTCGGCGATAGCCTCGTCATATCGCTCGGCGTGGTAGAGCCGCAGACCTTTCAACAGCACTTTTTCTCGCAACACCTTGTCCGGCTGTCTCTGCGCTGGACGAGGCGGGGGCACCTCTTTGCCCTCCACGACGTGGTGGGGCCGCGTGTCCTGGCGACCATTGCCACCTTCGTCTGGAACTGGTTCCTCGAGGGCCTCCAGGAGCTCGGCAAATGCCTGGTCGTCGGCGTCCACAGTTCGCTCAGGGAGCAACTCCTCTTCCGGTGCCGCCGGAGGCGGCGGGCTTTCCTCCCAGAACTGCTCTAGCTCCTCAAAGGCAAAACCCGCCTCTTCCACTTCCGGGCCGGCATGATCCGACGGGGGAGCATATTCTTCCTCCGCCGGAGTTTGCTCCGCAGCCGTCAGCCCCCCTTCCTCGGCGCTCGCCAAGAGCTCCAGCCATTCGTCACCGCCAATCAACCCCTCCGCCTCCTCGCTGGTTGCTGGAGTAGCAGCGAGGTCCTCAACCTCGGCAGGTTCCGGGGCGACCGTGGCCTCCTCTTCACCCAGATCTGGAGAGGCCGCGGCTGGCTTGCTGAGCAGTTCTTCTATTGGTTCAGTCAATAGCTTCTCCAACTCCACATCCGGGAGTGCCACGGCCGGTGCCTCAGGTTCAGGCGACGGCGTTACCTCCGCGCGTGGGGTCGTTGGCTTTTTCACCGGTCCGGCTGGCCGGCCAGGCGGTTCTTCGCCCTTGGATCCCTTGCCAGCTGGCGGGCGAACCGGCACCAGAGGAACCTCCAAGGGTTGGGGCTTTTCAATTATGACTCTCCCATCCAGCGTCAGCAGAGGCGTGCCGGGCGGTTTCATCCGCCGCGCCGTCCCGCGCCGTGCCACAAAGGCCTCGCGAAGCTGACGCGTGTTTAGACGGCTACGCACCAACTCCTCGTAAATTGCCGCCTCAGGGATTGACTCGAACCCATACTTCTCGGTGGCCAGCTCCTCGGCAATGCGCTTGGCTCCGTACTCCGGGTGTTCGCGAATGATGTCGTAGATCTTGGTCTTTTCCTCGATGCTGAGGTGCCTGGCCTCAACGGGAAGCACTGAGGCATCGACCTCTACCGCCTCCACGCCACGCTCCTCAAACAACCGACGGTATTTGCTCATCGCGTAGATGGAAATACCTGCCTCCGCACAGGCATCCCGCAAGCTCCTGCCCGCCTCCAGGAGGCGATAGGCGCGTTTGGCACGCTCCAGCTCAATGCTCTCGGCGCTGGCCTGCTCCTTAATCGCCACCAGGGTAATGTCGTCGCTCTGGGGATTGCCCTCGGTGAATGAGTGCAGCTCATTCTTCAGTTGCTCCACGAAGGCGTCAACAGGCAAGTGGCTATAGTCCCTGACCACCTGCAACAACCGCTCGTCACCAAACATCTCGCGCTGCGGGTTCATGGCCTCGGTGATGCCATCGGTGTAGAGGATGAGGATGTCATCCGGCGCCAGGCGGATGGTGTCTGACTGGATGGTGCGCCTAAACAGGTCTTTTTCCGGCAGGGCGATGCCGATGGGGAATCCCTGTGGGTTCAGGTAGTAGGTCTTGCGCGTCGCACCGCGGTAAAGGATCATCGGGTTATGACCGGCGCTGGCGTAGTTGATCCGGCGTCGCTTGGAATCGAGGATGGCGTAAAAGACCGTGACGAACATCCCCTTCTTCATGTCATTGATCACAAAGTCGTTGACGCGCGCCAGCACCTCCGCGGCCGAGTAGACCCCACGGGCCTCAGTGCGCAGGGCCGTGCGGATCATGGTCATTACCAGAGACCCGGGCACCCCCTTGCCCGAGACGTCGGCCACGGCAATGCCAAGCGTGTCACGGTCCACTTCCACAAAGTCAAAGTAGTCACCACCCACCTCTTTTGCCGCCTCGTAGAAGGTGGCCACCGAAAACCCCTCAATCTTGGGCAGCTCGGTGGGCAAGAGGGTGCGCTGGATTTCTTGGGCCACCTGCATCTCTTTGCGCAAGCGCTCCTGCTCAGCGAGGTTTTTCTGTGATTCGCGCAACTTGGTGGTGATGTCGCTGAACGCCTGCGCGATCTCGCCCAGCTCTGTGGACGCGTCGATGTCCAGCTCGTCTTCCACTTCCTCGTGCCCGAGCGTGCGCACCCATTGCGCCAGCTTGCGGAAAGGATTGAGCACCACGTAGACCAACAGGAAGGTGCCCACTACGCCGATGGCAAGCACAATCAGGGCCAGGCGGAGGCTCTCGGCGCGTCGGCTGGCCGCAAGGGAGTCGGCCACCTTCTTGCGCAGCCACAGGTGAGTGTAGCCCACCACCTTCCCCGTCTCCTGGGCATGCAACGGGTAGGAGATGTCAATGACCTCTTGCCCCTCCCAGGCAAAGATCACCGTGTTCTCGTCCACGCGACGGAGCCGGGCTGGGGGAGCAAATTGCGTGTACAGGAGCGGTGAGGAGACCGATGCCGCCCGCACCGTGCCTGCGGAGTCCACCATGAAGCACTCCACCACCAACTCAGGAAATTTGCTGACCGTGCTCTGTATCTTCTCCCCAGCGCTGACCTCAGTGGTGAAATCGATCTCTTCCCCTTTGATGTCACCGGCAATGCTTGTGGTGAGGGTTTGGGCCATGGGCACCCCGCGCCCAAGCACCTCACGAAGCGCGTTGTCGTCTTCCTGGCTGTAGAAGTACAGGTACCCGGCGGTGACAATGAGGGTCACCGCGGCACAGGCAATCGCCGAGTAACGCGCTTTGAGGCTGAGCGAGAGGGTGGGCAGGTGGAGGCGACGGGCCCGCACCGGCTCGCGCCGCTTGGTCAGCCGCAGCTCGTTGCCTTCCTCCGTCTTGCGGTAGTCGATGGAATCCAGGAGGCGGCGCATGATGAAAATGCCCAAGCCGCCCTTCTTGCCGATGCTCACATACCGCTTCAGGTCGGGCGGTTGCACGCGCCGTGGATCGAAGTACTTCCCCTGGTCGATGAGCACAAACGTCAGGCTATTGCGCTTGACAATTGCACGCACCGTGATGGACCCTTCCCAGTCACGATAGGCGTGCTTGATGATATTGGTGGTTGCTTCGTCTATGGAGAGCTTGAAGGCATTGATGACCTGCTTAGAGAATCCGTACTTCTGCCCGATCTTGGCCACAAAGTCGCGGATGTCGGCCAGGTAATCAATGTGAGCCGGGACGACCAGCTGCTCTTTTATGGGCGTACGAAGCACAGCCTGCTACCTCTCCGGTCGCTGGCGCCCTTGCGCCTTGGCTATCTGTTCCTTGGCCGCGTCGATCCCCTGCAGGATACGCCGCACATAGGGTTGTTCGCGGTTTGCCTCTTCGAACTTTTGCAGCGCTTCTTCGAATCTGTTCTGTTGATAAAGGCGGAAACCTTCGCGGTACAAGTCCCGGGCCTTCCCCACCGGCTCCACGTCCTTGGCTAGGGCTCGCTCCAAAGCCTCTTCGTAGTGCTTGCGTACCACCTGGTTCTGCGGCTGGAACTGCATAGCCCGCTTGAAAGCCTCTGCAGCGGCGGCGTAGTTGCCGTTGCGCCTCTCTTCCAATCCCTGACGGAACAGATTGTCAAAATTCAGCTCTTGCGTTAAGCGAGCGATGCGCCCCTCTACTAAGCTCACCAGATCGGGTTGCCCTTCGGCGATTCTGGCCGCCTCGCGATAGATGCGGATGGCCTCGTTGGCCCCACCCGGCTTGCGCGCCTCGCGCTCGGCGTTCTGGATGACCGCCTGGGCTGCCGCCCGTTGGTCCTGGACCGCCTTGTCCCGGAACTCGCGAGCTTGCGCGTTATCCGGGAATTCTTCCAAGATGCGGTCCAGTTCGCGAATAGCAGCCCCGAAGGCATTCTCCGCCAGGAAGGCCTGCGCCTTTCTGAAGTGCTCCTCGACGAAAGCCTGCCGCCGCTGGATCTCGCGTTCTTGCGCCCTGCGAGCGGCCTCCTGGGCAAATTGTTCCTGCAGGCGCTGGTCGGTGAGACGCAACTTCTCGCGCGCCTCCTGGCGCGCCTCCACAAGGTCCGGGTCCAGGCCCACACTGTCGGGGATGGAAAGGACCCTGGTGAACTCCCGGAAGGCCACGTAGTAATCGCCGCGGTCCAGTGCGGCTTGGCCCTCGCGCACTCCGCTGAGAATGATCTGCCGGCGCTCCCACTCACGACGGGCCCGCATCTCCTCCTCGATTTCCTGCGCCCGGCGCAGCTCCGCCCGCCGTACCATCTCCTGCTTGGTCAGCCCGAATGCAAACGTGATGGACACGCGGTGGTTTGGCGCCACGTCGCGCTCGGCAAACCAGCCGTAGGAATAGTCGATCTGAAAAGAGCTATACGCCAACCCGGCACCGAACGATGGCGCGCCATTGTTTAACCCGGCGCGCACCATTGCCGTTCCCCGGAACAGGTACTCACTGCCCATGCGCAACTGCACGGGGACGCCCTCAGATTTGTCGATGTCCAGGTACACCGCCAAAGCACTGCCGTCACCGGCGGTCCGAAAAGCTCTGGCCAACCCGGCACGCACAGTGGCCGGCAGGCGTTCCGGTGCCGCCACCACCTCACCTTCCGCACCGGCCAGTCGGAGCCTTGGACCCACCAGGTTGCACACTGACACGCCTACCCGCAGATCGCGGAGCAAAAGGTTGTCAAAGCGCGAAATGTACACCAGGCCAGCGTCAGCACCGAGCGCGCTGGCAGCGAAGCCGGCAAGTTCCTGCCGCTCAAGTTTGCCGGTCACCCCCATCGATAGCCAGGGGAGGAGCTGCTTGGCATAGGCCACCAGAATCTCTTGCTGCTCAAAGCCGAAAGTGCCTTCGGGCTCATTATGTGTGCTGCGGGCAGGAACCCCGCCGATGCCGATGCGAGCATAGCCAAACCCCACAGTCCCCACATTCCGCGTCGGCAGGACCAATCCCAGCGCCTGGAGGCTTGCTCCCCACGGAAGATTGGCGTAGAAGGTCACCACACTTTTGCGCTCTAAAAGGTCCAGCGCGCTCGGATTCCAGAACAAGGCCGTAGGATCACGGGGGTCAGCCACACAGGCCCCACCCAGGCCCAAGGCCCGTGCGCCTATCCCATACGTGAAAAGATGACGCTGCCCACCCATCTGGCCTCGCACCAGTCCGCAGCTCGCCGCCACCAGCAGCGCGGCGGCTATCATACGTCTTTCTATCATAACTCGCACACCCACGTCTGCCCTCAATGGACCAGGCCTATCTTGGTGATGGCCTCTTGGCCGTCGCTGGTCACAATGCGCGCAATGTAGATGCCGTTGAGCACCCGTTGGCCACGGTCGTTGCGTCCATCCCAGAACACTTCGCCCTCGTGGGGGCCTGCCTTGCCCTGGGGGCTGTTTTTGGAAAAATGCCTCGACCAGACCAGCTCGCCGATGAGGGAGAAGATGGAAATGGTCACGTCTGCATCTGCGGTAAGGTTGTACACAAACGTGGCCACCGGCCGATCTGGTTGCCCAAATGGGTTCGGGTAGGTGCCGAAAGCTTTAGAGAAATGGCCCTGGACCACCACCCTGAAATCCGACGTCAGCCGCATGGCCGGTGAAAAGTTGCCCAGGGTATCAGTGACCGTCACCAGTTGACCAGACACGCCGTCGCGAACAATCACATGCAGGGCTGAGTCCACAGCCAGAAGCAGACGCTGCGCTCTGGTGTCAGGAAGAAGGTCTACCACCAGTTCAACCGAGTCGGGGACGCTGCCCCACAGTGTATCCACAGCCCCCTGGGTAAAGTCCAGAACCAAGGGATTCATCGCCGGGATGTCATCAAGCTGCACGAATGGCCGCCACGGTTGACCTCGTCGGACCGCGGCCAGGCGCGAAATGGTCTGGCGCGGAGCCAAATCTTCGCCGTGGGGGTCGCGGAGCTGTACAACCAACTTCTCTAACAGGAAAAAGTTAGCGCGCTCCAGGGCAGGGTTGTAGAAGCGAAGCCCAAGCAAAGGAATGCCTGTGCCTCCTGTCATGGCCGACGTGCGGCGGTCGACCTGGTAGGTGCTCAGTTGCACAAGTGCAGCTACCGTCTGCACCACTAATGTGGCGGTAGAGTCCGCCACCTCGGCCTTGGTGTCGGAGTACTGGTCGAGGCCTACTGCGAGCAGGTCCACGCGCAAGGTGTCCCATTGCATGGTGCCCAAGAGCGGGGCGCGAACAACCCACTGCACCTGGGCGATTTCAC includes the following:
- a CDS encoding STAS domain-containing protein, which translates into the protein MEGIQLSVERPISRDDIAIIKVGGYIDTTTSSELEHSLTSLLKAGSYNIIIDLANVDYISSAGWGIFISEIKGIREKGGDLKLVGMIPDVYEVFELLEFHYILKAFDTVEEAIRDFDAEAKTKGRVVVQAGEESVGSAWSPAASAAEATAERGPIEDDIAEKIKRVVAEFPDAGTAKILKELNTPRFGNVKLGWFQIRKYLKQLDLDSKKKRQDFARQSS
- a CDS encoding SpoIIE family protein phosphatase, whose product is MLRTPIKEQLVVPAHIDYLADIRDFVAKIGQKYGFSKQVINAFKLSIDEATTNIIKHAYRDWEGSITVRAIVKRNSLTFVLIDQGKYFDPRRVQPPDLKRYVSIGKKGGLGIFIMRRLLDSIDYRKTEEGNELRLTKRREPVRARRLHLPTLSLSLKARYSAIACAAVTLIVTAGYLYFYSQEDDNALREVLGRGVPMAQTLTTSIAGDIKGEEIDFTTEVSAGEKIQSTVSKFPELVVECFMVDSAGTVRAASVSSPLLYTQFAPPARLRRVDENTVIFAWEGQEVIDISYPLHAQETGKVVGYTHLWLRKKVADSLAASRRAESLRLALIVLAIGVVGTFLLVYVVLNPFRKLAQWVRTLGHEEVEDELDIDASTELGEIAQAFSDITTKLRESQKNLAEQERLRKEMQVAQEIQRTLLPTELPKIEGFSVATFYEAAKEVGGDYFDFVEVDRDTLGIAVADVSGKGVPGSLVMTMIRTALRTEARGVYSAAEVLARVNDFVINDMKKGMFVTVFYAILDSKRRRINYASAGHNPMILYRGATRKTYYLNPQGFPIGIALPEKDLFRRTIQSDTIRLAPDDILILYTDGITEAMNPQREMFGDERLLQVVRDYSHLPVDAFVEQLKNELHSFTEGNPQSDDITLVAIKEQASAESIELERAKRAYRLLEAGRSLRDACAEAGISIYAMSKYRRLFEERGVEAVEVDASVLPVEARHLSIEEKTKIYDIIREHPEYGAKRIAEELATEKYGFESIPEAAIYEELVRSRLNTRQLREAFVARRGTARRMKPPGTPLLTLDGRVIIEKPQPLEVPLVPVRPPAGKGSKGEEPPGRPAGPVKKPTTPRAEVTPSPEPEAPAVALPDVELEKLLTEPIEELLSKPAAASPDLGEEEATVAPEPAEVEDLAATPATSEEAEGLIGGDEWLELLASAEEGGLTAAEQTPAEEEYAPPSDHAGPEVEEAGFAFEELEQFWEESPPPPAAPEEELLPERTVDADDQAFAELLEALEEPVPDEGGNGRQDTRPHHVVEGKEVPPPRPAQRQPDKVLREKVLLKGLRLYHAERYDEAIAEFRRVVEEYPDFKEAHSILGNAYFRNRMYLEAAEEYRKVKEIDDTDPDAYENMGVIYANRGEFEKAIAEWQMVLRLDPSRKDIEKNIERAQRLLAKRGRPAR
- a CDS encoding PorV/PorQ family protein; translated protein: MIERRMIAAALLVAASCGLVRGQMGGQRHLFTYGIGARALGLGGACVADPRDPTALFWNPSALDLLERKSVVTFYANLPWGASLQALGLVLPTRNVGTVGFGYARIGIGGVPARSTHNEPEGTFGFEQQEILVAYAKQLLPWLSMGVTGKLERQELAGFAASALGADAGLVYISRFDNLLLRDLRVGVSVCNLVGPRLRLAGAEGEVVAAPERLPATVRAGLARAFRTAGDGSALAVYLDIDKSEGVPVQLRMGSEYLFRGTAMVRAGLNNGAPSFGAGLAYSSFQIDYSYGWFAERDVAPNHRVSITFAFGLTKQEMVRRAELRRAQEIEEEMRARREWERRQIILSGVREGQAALDRGDYYVAFREFTRVLSIPDSVGLDPDLVEARQEAREKLRLTDQRLQEQFAQEAARRAQEREIQRRQAFVEEHFRKAQAFLAENAFGAAIRELDRILEEFPDNAQAREFRDKAVQDQRAAAQAVIQNAEREARKPGGANEAIRIYREAARIAEGQPDLVSLVEGRIARLTQELNFDNLFRQGLEERRNGNYAAAAEAFKRAMQFQPQNQVVRKHYEEALERALAKDVEPVGKARDLYREGFRLYQQNRFEEALQKFEEANREQPYVRRILQGIDAAKEQIAKAQGRQRPER